In Candidatus Hadarchaeales archaeon, one DNA window encodes the following:
- a CDS encoding UbiA family prenyltransferase has product MREYLRCLKLGSSLIVLSSLYLGMALGGRNLAVPLPEFLLLCAVGIGISGGAQALNMYCDVEWDRISHPERPFPSGKVGGKGLLLLSILLFSLSALSLLLGPFLFFLSLLGVLLGLLYSLPPFPLGRWYTSYPVSSLGYVFLPFLAGYLSLSPLTGEAIGIALFFTLLSLFLSPLKDLKGRKGDKKSGKPTLPSKLGTKRTLIFSLSGASLTLLSFLFLNPKGPEWFLSYLICTVTFLLPTLFFSEGLLRNDPFWLVRLWALTSQLFFAGWWVYL; this is encoded by the coding sequence GTGCGCGAATACCTCCGGTGTCTAAAATTGGGCAGTTCGCTGATAGTACTCAGCTCCCTCTACCTAGGAATGGCTCTTGGAGGAAGGAACCTCGCCGTACCTCTTCCTGAGTTCCTTCTTCTCTGCGCGGTGGGAATAGGGATTTCGGGAGGAGCACAGGCCCTCAACATGTACTGTGATGTAGAATGGGATAGAATCAGCCATCCCGAGAGACCCTTCCCCAGCGGAAAAGTTGGGGGAAAAGGGCTCCTTCTCCTTTCAATCCTCCTTTTCTCCCTTTCTGCCCTTTCCCTCCTTTTGGGTCCCTTTCTCTTCTTTCTAAGCCTGCTGGGGGTTCTGCTGGGCTTATTGTATTCCCTACCCCCCTTCCCCCTAGGTAGATGGTATACCTCCTATCCGGTTTCTTCCTTGGGTTACGTCTTTCTTCCCTTCCTCGCCGGATATCTCTCTCTTTCCCCGCTAACAGGTGAAGCCATAGGAATAGCCCTTTTCTTCACCCTCCTCTCCCTTTTCCTTTCTCCTCTCAAGGATCTGAAGGGAAGGAAGGGTGACAAGAAAAGTGGGAAGCCCACTCTCCCCTCGAAGCTGGGAACCAAAAGGACTCTAATTTTTTCCCTCTCCGGAGCCTCCCTCACTCTTCTCTCTTTTCTCTTTCTCAATCCTAAAGGACCAGAATGGTTCCTAAGCTACTTGATCTGCACAGTCACCTTTCTCTTACCCACCCTCTTTTTTTCAGAAGGTCTACTACGCAACGATCCTTTCTGGCTGGTGAGGCTTTGGGCCCTAACTTCCCAGCTTTTCTTTGCAGGATGGTGGGTTTACCTGTGA
- a CDS encoding DUF2341 domain-containing protein has translation MEKGEELEVNLRLSIEKPLLSAWGGRAGRLQLVPSGPLYMRRITITNQKNYPLSDFPVKVELTSTNFDFSKVKPDGGDIRFYRGEVPLRYYIESWTPSNAVIWVNVPYLPASGTESIEMYYGMEGVESASDPSALWLIMEDMSSPPKGTLKGVAEYIPSRGYVRLTPNKGSLNGQLEYRLNPGEGFLAKFELWAGLFTEFPGGEGGDATWLYAYCTSTPTDEDRNAGGYHFIFDEYDDQIQIKWAGSTVFTVQITDIDNLTWHSIEIRHWRKAAGENENTEIWYDGVRVCSLQDSPRSKTGTFFGWGARTGGTNNEHRIRNLYVRKYTDPEPSVVLGSEERILERPFVGLGFGSLEVETRGWFTPTTRFVLEGGAVLVEDVKGCRMLSPPLLLEGEGNTLLLTYLLLEGPFLEVSSLGERKLSLRCINIGYTEMPVGGPNRENVVVDLSSMVRPKYRKAWQVYLEDLRNKLNSRGLNASLDTLNPLRLTILGTNTSAGIKDLYYYERIMEVKVEAVA, from the coding sequence ATGGAAAAGGGAGAAGAATTAGAAGTAAACCTTAGGCTTAGTATTGAAAAACCCCTTCTTTCGGCTTGGGGTGGAAGAGCAGGAAGACTCCAGTTGGTTCCTTCCGGTCCTTTGTATATGAGGAGGATCACCATCACCAACCAGAAGAACTATCCCTTGTCAGACTTCCCGGTAAAAGTGGAACTCACTTCAACCAATTTCGATTTCAGCAAGGTGAAGCCCGATGGAGGGGATATAAGATTCTACAGGGGGGAGGTTCCCCTGAGATATTATATTGAGAGTTGGACTCCATCGAACGCGGTAATATGGGTGAACGTTCCCTATCTCCCTGCTTCTGGGACCGAGAGCATAGAGATGTACTATGGGATGGAAGGTGTGGAGAGTGCCAGCGATCCCTCTGCCCTCTGGTTGATTATGGAGGACATGAGTTCCCCTCCAAAGGGGACTTTGAAAGGCGTGGCGGAATACATTCCGAGTAGGGGATATGTGAGGCTCACTCCCAATAAAGGTAGTCTTAACGGACAGCTGGAGTATAGGCTCAATCCGGGAGAAGGCTTTTTGGCAAAATTCGAGCTTTGGGCGGGACTCTTTACAGAATTTCCTGGAGGGGAGGGGGGAGACGCTACATGGCTTTATGCGTACTGCACCTCGACCCCCACTGACGAGGACAGAAATGCGGGTGGCTATCACTTCATTTTCGATGAATACGATGATCAAATACAAATTAAGTGGGCGGGAAGCACAGTTTTCACAGTGCAGATAACAGATATAGATAACTTAACATGGCATTCCATCGAGATAAGACATTGGAGGAAAGCAGCGGGAGAAAACGAGAACACCGAGATTTGGTATGATGGTGTAAGGGTTTGTTCCCTACAGGATTCTCCTAGATCCAAGACAGGTACTTTTTTTGGTTGGGGAGCTAGAACGGGTGGTACCAACAATGAACACAGGATCAGAAACTTGTATGTGAGAAAATATACTGACCCAGAGCCCTCGGTCGTTTTGGGTTCTGAGGAGAGGATTTTGGAGAGACCTTTTGTGGGCTTGGGCTTTGGTTCCTTGGAGGTGGAAACGAGAGGATGGTTTACCCCCACTACCCGCTTTGTTCTGGAAGGGGGGGCAGTACTGGTAGAAGATGTAAAGGGATGTCGTATGCTCTCTCCCCCTCTCCTTCTGGAGGGAGAAGGAAATACCCTCCTTCTGACTTACTTGCTGTTGGAAGGTCCTTTTTTGGAAGTTTCTTCCCTTGGGGAGAGGAAGCTCAGTTTGAGATGCATCAATATCGGTTATACAGAAATGCCTGTAGGAGGACCTAACAGAGAGAACGTGGTGGTGGATTTGAGTAGCATGGTGAGACCCAAGTACCGGAAGGCCTGGCAAGTGTACTTAGAAGATCTGAGGAATAAGCTCAATTCTAGGGGACTTAATGCCAGCTTGGACACTTTAAATCCACTCAGATTGACCATCTTGGGGACAAATACCTCAGCTGGAATTAAGGATCTCTATTATTACGAGAGGATAATGGAGGTGAAGGTTGAAGCAGTGGCTTAG
- a CDS encoding archaellin/type IV pilin N-terminal domain-containing protein → MDQKGVSPMIATIVLIAIVFAVAAILALSLASAPQPSVIFSGQLALDNLQSGRDVIVIKHTYGERAINAVEIVKLDNGDNIAVLKNLELRVNGVIENKVIYLVSEGKWENLENQLDLGKKIGKTYALVVGDIVKVRLSKSLAVGDTVLLKWVPKDQSLVEKTITY, encoded by the coding sequence ATGGACCAAAAGGGAGTCTCACCCATGATAGCAACCATCGTGCTGATAGCCATAGTCTTCGCCGTTGCAGCCATCCTAGCGCTTTCTCTTGCCTCGGCTCCACAGCCAAGTGTAATCTTCAGCGGACAACTGGCGCTGGACAATCTGCAATCGGGAAGAGATGTCATAGTTATCAAACACACTTACGGAGAGAGGGCTATCAACGCGGTTGAAATCGTTAAGCTCGACAATGGGGATAACATAGCTGTTCTGAAAAATCTTGAACTCAGAGTAAATGGGGTAATCGAAAATAAGGTCATCTACTTGGTCTCAGAAGGGAAGTGGGAAAACTTAGAGAACCAACTAGACCTTGGCAAAAAGATAGGTAAAACCTACGCCCTTGTGGTGGGTGATATTGTAAAGGTAAGGCTTTCTAAATCCTTAGCAGTTGGTGACACAGTATTACTCAAGTGGGTGCCCAAAGATCAGAGTCTTGTGGAGAAAACGATAACTTACTAA